Genomic segment of Streptomyces sp. NBC_01210:
GAGGTTGCTCAGGCTTGTGGACGTCTGTACGGAGCCCGGTGTCCGGATGTAGTACGCGTTGTCGGGGTCCAACCGGTCGGCGTACGGGCACCCGTCGCAGTGCCCCGGGGTCACCAGGCCTCCCACTCCCCTGGCGCTGGTGTAGCCGCATTCGGCGGCGGCGCGCCGGGAGGCCGCGTCGGCGGCACCGAAGGGGTAGGCGAAGCTGCTGACCGAGAACCCCTTGTTCTGCAGGGCCTTGCGGTCGTCACAGATCTCACGCTTCTGCTCGGTGGCACTCAGGTTGGGCAGGCGGGGGTGGTGCAGGGTGTGCCCGCCGATTTCGTTGCCGTCGCCGGCGAGCTGCTTTGCCTGCGAGGTGCTCATGTACTGCGGCCTGTCCAGACTGCTGCTGATCAGGTAGAACGTCCCCCGCATGCCATGGGCACGAAGGATCGGCCTGGCCTCGGTGAAGTGGGACAGCCTGCCGTCGTCGAAGGTGAGCGAGACGACGGTTCTCGTCGCAGCGTGTGCGGCCGGCAGCCCGGACAGGGGCATCGTGAGGGTGAGGAAGCACGCAGCCAGGAGCGCGAGAGCCGGTACGGTCAACGACCGGTATTTCACGGACATGCGGGAGATCCTTGATGTTCGGCGCCGCTGAGGTGGTCGGCGAAGCGGATGGCGACGGCGGGGGTTCTAGGACGCGACCGCGACGAGGTTCCTGAACTGGAAATTGGCGTTGTCCCCCCGGACTCCGACGCCACCGGCGAGGAGCAGATTTCGGGGAGTGCTGTCCACGACGTCCAGGACCCGCCGCCCGCCGACATCGAGGGTGAGCCGGACGGTGCCGTTGGAGAGCGTGGTGGCACTGGTCCTGACATTGACCCAGGTGTTGCGCGGGAAGGTATTCCGGGCGGTCGAGCCGATTTGGTAGTACGTACCGCCGTTCTCATT
This window contains:
- a CDS encoding polysaccharide deacetylase family protein encodes the protein MSVKYRSLTVPALALLAACFLTLTMPLSGLPAAHAATRTVVSLTFDDGRLSHFTEARPILRAHGMRGTFYLISSSLDRPQYMSTSQAKQLAGDGNEIGGHTLHHPRLPNLSATEQKREICDDRKALQNKGFSVSSFAYPFGAADAASRRAAAECGYTSARGVGGLVTPGHCDGCPYADRLDPDNAYYIRTPGSVQTSTSLSNLKELVTQAEKRGGGWVPLVFHHVCDGCTPTYGIKPKVLSAFLDWLKTRASAGTRVATVGEVMSSKGKSTGQSSTEQSSTEQSGSEQRNAEQSNAEQSGIEQSNAEQSGAEQRNAEQSGTELSGTELSSDELSSLGLSSLGLSGTDLSSTGLSSTSDSTGGLAPSPTPLWDPTLGLLAAWRLPTIRALLSALA